ACAACACTACCCCCTAATGTCCCCAAAATTCCACCGACAATTGTTAATCCTCCAAATAATATATCGGCATTCTTCTGTAAACGATTAAACATTCATATGAGATACTTTTGCAACTACAGATTTCTTCTTATTTTAAGTATAATATTTTGTAAAACTGAAAAGGTTAACAAAAAGGTTGAATACGCTTACCATATGATATATGCTACCACCAGCCTTTGGGCCCCAGTACGAATACGCACCGATGACGAAATTATATGCGCAAAAACCTAGAACGCTTACAACGTATATCTTCTCACTCAAAAGATCCTTTATATCTTCCCAAAATCTGGATAACTGACTGGAACTAGATGAAAAATAGCTGCAACCACATAAAGTCAACTGTATATAATTTTTAAAAAGTATAATCCTCAAATCCAGATATCATATCATATCATTaatctataaaaaaaattattaaatattGTTAATTTCCAGAGTTACCTGGAGTGTATCTTAGGTAATTGTTTATCATTTGACATCCCTAGATATATTCAAAAAATTGTTATACTATGGTCAATGAAGAAAATTAATGTTGAATAATAATCAGATATAAAAAGTACCTTTCATTTGTAAGGGTTTCATGGCGAAACCCAAAATAGCAAACGGCAGCATTAAAATTGCCTCACTAAAAAATGCATATCGCCAGCCAAAACTAGTTCCAACCTATGAATACAAAGTAGCAGCCCATTAGTTTGACAATTTTTGGTCAAATTATATTAATTGAGCGATTATCAAGATTTAAGGTTCACAATAAAAAAAAGGTCAAGTGTATACCACTCCACCATAAACATAACCGATAGCAGTTCCAGTCGGTATGCACATGTAGAATATTCCCAGCCATGCAGTTTTCTGTAGAAACAAATGGGAGTcagttttgaccaagtttgaccgaatTTGATCcagttttgaccaattttgactggtGTTAGAAAGAGAACCTGAGCTATTGGAGCATTATCATCAATAAATGGAGCTGCAAGACTTACGAATGAAGCTTCACCGACACCAACCAGCCTGAAAAAACAATATATCACATGTTAGATTTATGATAGTTTATGGTGTTTGAAGTGGTCAACTCACATTCGGCAGATTGTAATGGACCAAAAGTCAACTGAAAACCCACAAGCAGCTACACCGAGAGTCCACACTGACAGCCCAACTCCAATTAGTCTAAAAGGATTGATGCTGCCATATAAACAATATTTAAATCAACATTTTAACTAACGTGACTATAAATGATGAAAAAGATTGTTACTAGCCACCTAAAATGATACATAATGATGTGGATTAGTTAAATTACCTCTTGGCCAAAGATGCAAATATTGGAGACGCAACAAGAAGTCCAACCATGAATGCAGATGATATCACACCGTCTCTAAAGTTTGTCAAATCAAAATCACCCCTGCAGACCAATAAACATTCAGAAAACATATGAACATTAAGGTTGTAAAGTAACCAATCATATCTTAAAAAACAAAAAGGGGAAAAAGGACATACTGAATTCCACTACCATCTGAGCACACACCACTATCGGTGCAACTTCTGGGACTCCCATTTACACCATTACTTGCAATTGTTCCTCGATCCACATAGTTTATTAAGTTGATCACACAAAACACTACAAGCAACCTGCGTATAAAGATCCAATAAGCTCCATGAAATCAAATCGTTTTCAAAAATAGATCCAACTGTTATGCAAATGATAACCCCAATGTTGTAACTAAGCAGAGAAACTATCTTTTTAAGCAATATCAGTAATCATTACTAACAACTAACTAATGCACTAATTAAACATTGCAGCTTGATCAACCATCACAACACAGAAAATTATTCTAAACA
This genomic window from Rutidosis leptorrhynchoides isolate AG116_Rl617_1_P2 chromosome 2, CSIRO_AGI_Rlap_v1, whole genome shotgun sequence contains:
- the LOC139890883 gene encoding probable sphingolipid transporter spinster homolog 2, which gives rise to MAIDSSSLSEPIPTHPSWFTPKRLLVVFCVINLINYVDRGTIASNGVNGSPRSCTDSGVCSDGSGIQGDFDLTNFRDGVISSAFMVGLLVASPIFASLAKSINPFRLIGVGLSVWTLGVAACGFSVDFWSITICRMLVGVGEASFVSLAAPFIDDNAPIAQKTAWLGIFYMCIPTGTAIGYVYGGVVGTSFGWRYAFFSEAILMLPFAILGFAMKPLQMKGMSNDKQLPKIHSSYFSSSSSQLSRFWEDIKDLLSEKIYVVSVLGFCAYNFVIGAYSYWGPKAGGSIYHMKNADILFGGLTIVGGILGTLGGSVVLDRMNSTIPNAFKLLSTTTFLGAVFCFSAFCFSNLYIFMVLFLIGEILVFATQGPVNFVCLHSVKPSLRPLSMAMATVSIHVFGDVPSSPLVGILQDKVDNWRTSALILTSVFFLASGLWFIGIFMPIVDKYDEYSKQVTIVEQSDVIPLLESKPDDAIPISSLP